Proteins from a single region of Macaca nemestrina isolate mMacNem1 chromosome 13, mMacNem.hap1, whole genome shotgun sequence:
- the LOC105465213 gene encoding retroviral-like aspartic protease 1 has translation MSSHPPCAHLLFWNTGWGGYRVAPFNRGQPFLGCGLAGVGPRMDAEGEAPILLVGPDAGRRAERGGAELPEQRRMGSPGASLGIKKALQSEQATALPASAPAVSQPTAPAPSCLPKAGQVIPALLPEAPFSSVIAPTLLCGFLLLAWVAAEVPGGSSRMAGSRARSEEGRRQHAFVPEPFDGANVIPNLWLHRFEVINDLNHWDHITQLRFLKESLRGEALDIYNGLSPQDQGDYGTVKETLLKAFGVPGAAPSHLPKEIVFANSMGKGYYLKGKIGKVPVRFLVDSGAQVSVVHPNLWEEVTDGDLDTLRPFENVVKVANGAEMKILGVWDTAVSLGKLKLKAQFLVANASAEEAIIGTDVLQDHKAVLDFEHRTCTLKGKKFRLLPVGGSLEDEFDLELIEEDPSSEEGRQEFSH, from the coding sequence ATGTCATCACATCCTCCATGTGCTCATCTGTTATTCTGGAACACAGGCTGGGGAGGGTACAGGGTAGCCCCCTTCAACAGAGGCCAGCCTTTCTTGGGATGTGGGCTGGCTGGTGTTGGTCCAAGGATGGATGCAGAGGGTGAGGCACCCATCCTGCTAGTCGGGCCGGATGCTGGCAGGAGGGCGGAGCGAGGAGGGGCGGAGCTTCCAGAACAAAGAAGAATGGGGAGCCCGGGGGCCAGCCTAGGAATAAAAAAGGCTCTGCAGAGTGAGCAGGCCACAGCActgcctgcctctgccccagCAGTCAGTCAGCCAACGGCACCTGCTCCCTCCTGCTTGCCCAAGGCTGGGCAAGTCATCCCCGCTCTGCTTCCAGAGGCCCCGTTTTCCAGCGTGATTGCGCCGACACTGCTCTGTGGGTTTCTCCTCTTGGCGTGGGTTGCTGCTGAAGTTCCAGGGGGGAGCAGCAGGATGGCCGGGAGCAGAGCCAGGAGTGAGGAAGGCCGCCGGCAGCATGCCTTTGTCCCGGAGCCTTTTGATGGGGCCAATGTCATCCCAAACCTCTGGCTGCACCGCTTTGAAGTCATCAACGACCTCAACCATTGGGACCATATCACCCAGCTAAGGTTCCTGAAAGAGTCCCTCAGAGGAGAGGCCCTGGATATCTACAATGGGCTCAGTCCCCAGGACCAGGGAGACTACGGGACTGTGAAAGAGACCCTCCTGAAGGCCTTTGGGGTCCCTGGGGCTGCCCCCAGCCACCTGCCCAAAGAGATCGTCTTTGCCAACAGCATGGGTAAGGGCTACTATCTCAAGGGGAAGATTGGTAAAGTGCCCGTGAGGTTCCTGGTGGACTCTGGGGCCCAGGTCTCTGTGGTCCACCCAAACTTGTGGGAGGAGGTCACCGATGGCGATCTGGACACTCTGCGGCCCTTTGAGAACGTGGTAAAGGTGGCCAATGGTGCTGAAATGAAGATCCTGGGTGTCTGGGATACAGCAGTGTCCCTAGGCAAGCTGAAGCTGAAGGCACAGTTCCTAGTGGCCAATGCAAGTGCCGAGGAAGCCATCATCGGCACTGATGTGCTCCAGGACCACAAGGCTGTCCTGGACTTTGAGCACCGCACATGCACCCTGAAAGGGAAGAAGTTCCGCCTTCTGCCTGTGGGAGGGTCCCTGGAAGATGAGTTTGACCTGGAGCTCATAGAGGAGGACCCCTCCTCAGAAGAAGGGCGGCAGGAGTTCTCCCACTGA